A window of the Ipomoea triloba cultivar NCNSP0323 chromosome 14, ASM357664v1 genome harbors these coding sequences:
- the LOC116003650 gene encoding uncharacterized protein LOC116003650, with protein MQMEVSGDSSPVARENPKEVDPELQIFEFERTNNESRFDDDFHSMSALEILRETVWILRFNSMGFISIMALLILPVSAVLLSNVLVNQSLVRRLTVRLLLVVRSSGISLGHFFKQYGHKFSEKVVAAAVSFPLCATFLLLSKAAIVYAVDCTYSREQFDSLKFYMIMTNIWKRIVFTYLWVCTVISGCVTLFLLLLVAVSTMFSMSGLPSNLILYPAVVVGMIFAIILANCVVICNIAIVISVLEDVSGPQALLRSRSLIKGKTQVGLLIFLGTTVGMAFVEGLFDHRVKTLSYGDGSSRIWEGPLLVVMYSFLLLLDSMMNTVFYFCCKSYRVETYNEESQPVLEPSKISSTSTEVQ; from the coding sequence ATGCAAATGGAAGTTTCTGGTGATTCAAGTCCTGTTGCAAGGGAAAACCCAAAGGAAGTTGATCCAGAGCTTCAAATTTTCGAATTTGAAAGAACTAACAATGAGTCGAGATTTGATGATGATTTTCATTCCATGAGTGCACTTGAAATTTTGAGAGAAACCGTGTGGATTCTTCGGTTTAATTCGATGGGATTCATATCTATCATGGCTTTATTGATTCTCCCAGTATCTGCTGTGCTTTTGTCGAATGTCTTGGTTAATCAGTCCCTTGTGAGGAGACTGACAGTAAGGCTTTTGCTAGTGGTGAGATCGAGTGGAATTTCACTAGGGCATTTTTTCAAACAGTATGGTCATAAGTTTTCGGAAAAGGTGGTGGCAGCTGCAGTGTCTTTCCCTCTATGTGCTACTTTCTTGTTGCTGTCTAAAGCTGCAATTGTGTACGCAGTGGATTGCACTTATTCAAGGGAACAGTTTGATTCTTTGAAGTTCTATATGATAATGACAAATATTTGGAAGCGAATTGTCTTCACTTACTTGTGGGTATGCACTGTTATTTCAGGTTGTGTCACTTTGTTTCTTTTGCTCCTTGTTGCTGTTAGCACCATGTTTTCCATGTCTGGATTACCATCAAACTTGATCTTATACCCTGCAGTGGTAGTTGGAATGATCTTCGCTATAATTTTAGCAAATTGCGTAGTTATTTGCAACATTGCTATTGTGATTTCAGTGTTGGAAGATGTATCAGGACCACAAGCATTGCTTAGGTCCAGGTCCCTCATCAAGGGGAAAACACAGGTTGGTCTCCTTATATTCTTAGGAACAACCGTTGGGATGGCATTTGTGGAGGGTTTGTTTGATCATAGAGTGAAGACTCTAAGTTATGGGGATGGATCTTCAAGGATATGGGAAGGGCCTCTTTTGGTGGTAATGTACTCATTTTTGCTGCTTTTGGATTCTATGATGAATACGGTTTTCTACTTCTGCTGCAAATCCTATAGAGTAGAAACATATAATGAAGAGAGTCAGCCAGTTCTGGAACCCTCTAAAATTTCTTCAACATCAACTGAAGTTCAGTGA
- the LOC116003625 gene encoding protein argonaute 7-like, with the protein MEEQSNNPNTKFTSKPTPFTPNSHTHHHHHTLNRIGFGFLSHTQYQNYPPLLPLPPTLPLPQNQSFRAKTHSQKPPFHHHNPPFATPSEPQLQHFSSAPASKAVLRNGGRKNGSQECSLMVARRPDCGGVEGAVISLLANHFLVRFDPSQQIFHYDVEISPSPSKEVARLMMKQNIVGSIASGFRPVYDGRRTIYSPVELQDDRIELYISLPIHNNKLALKDQHKMFRVNIKLVSKFDGTKLKSYLNNDGDNDDEGSPIPLPQEYLHALDVVLRESPTDKCLSSGRSFYSSSTGGAKEIGGGAVALRGFFQSLRPTQQGLALNVDFSVTAFHESIGVIPYLEKRLEFLHDLSQRKMRILRAEERKEVENALKNLRVFVCHRETVQRYRVYGLTQQLTEDLWFPDRDGTSLKLVDYFKDHYSYDIQFRNLPCLQTSRSKPCYLPMELCVICEGQKFLGKLSDDQTARILKMGCQRPRERKAIIDGVMTGPVGPTSGIQETQFKLGISREMTQLYGRILQPPKLKLGDGGQVRNLIPSRHDRQWNLMDSHVFEGTRVERWGLISFGGSIDQKANIPKFVNQLSQRCEQLGIFLNKNMVVSPQFEPMHVLNNVRQLESKLKKMYRSASNNLQLLICVMERKHRGYADLKRIAETSIGVVSQCCLYPNLGKLCSQFLANLALKINAKLGGCTVALYNSFPSQIPRLFQHDCPVIFMGADVTHPHPLDDSSPSIAAVVGSLNWPAANKYVSRMRSQTHRQEIIEDLSTMVGEILEDFLEELLVLPERIIFFRDGVSETQFSKILQHELQAIRGACSRFPGYKPPITFAVVQKRHHTRLFPSSPYVKNNENIPPGTVVDTVITHPREFDFYLCSHWGVKGTSRPIHYHILWDENHFTSDELQKLVYNLCYTFVRCTKPISLVPPAYYAHLAAYRGRLYLERSDSNTFSTISRATPPKTIPLPKLTESIRKLMFYC; encoded by the exons ATGGAAGAACAATCAAATAACCCCAACACCAAATTCACATCCAAACCCACCCCTTTCACACCCAACTCTCacacccaccaccaccatcacaccTTAAACAGAATTGGATTTGGTTTTCTCAGCCATACCCAATACCAAAACTACCCCCCTCTCCTTCCTCTCCCCCCCACCCTCCCCCTCCCTCAAAACCAAAGCTTCAGAGCAAAAACCCACTCCCAAAAACCTCCATTCCACCACCATAACCCCCCTTTTGCCACCCCTTCTGAGCCTCAGCTTCAACATTTCTCTTCTGCACCAG CTTCAAAGGCAGTGCTAAGAAATGGTGGGAGAAAGAATGGGAGCCAAGAATGTTCATTAATGGTGGCAAGAAGACCAGATTGTGGGGGTGTGGAAGGGGCAGTTATCTCTCTGCTTGCGAATCATTTTCTTGTCCGGTTCGATCCTTCCCAGCAGATTTTCCACTATGATGTGGAAATCTCCCCGAGCCCATCGAAGGAGGTGGCTCGATTGATGATGAAACAGAACATTGTTGGGAGTATCGCTTCTGGTTTTCGCCCGGTTTATGATGGGAGAAGGACTATATACAGCCCTGTTGAGCTCCAAGATGACAGGATTGAGCTGTACATTAGTCTTCCCATTCATAACAACAAGCTGGCACTGAAAGATCAGCACAAGATGTTTCGAGTTAACATCAAATTAGTATCGAAATTCGATGGAACAAAGCTCAAAAGCTACTTGAACAATGATGGGGATAATGATGATGAGGGGAGTCCAATCCCACTCCCTCAGGAATATCTCCATGCCCTAGATGTTGTGCTTCGAGAGAGCCCCACGGACAAGTGTTTGTCATCAGGGCGATCGTTCTACTCAAGCTCAACGGGAGGGGCTAAGGAGATAGGGGGAGGAGCTGTGGCATTGAGGGGATTCTTTCAGAGCCTTAGGCCTACCCAACAAGGCCTTGCTCTCAATGTCGATTTCTCAGTCACAGCTTTCCATGAGAGCATTGGAGTGATCCCTTACTTGGAAAAACGCCTCGAGTTTCTCCACGATTTGTCTCAACGAAAGATGAGGATCTTGAGGGCTGAAGAGAGGAAAGAAGTGGAGAATGCACTTAAGAACCTTAGGGTGTTTGTTTGCCACAGAGAAACTGTGCAGAGATACCGCGTTTATGGTTTAACCCAACAGCTTACAGAGGATTTATGGTTTCCTGATCGGGATGGAACGAGTTTAAAACTAGTGGACTATTTCAAGGATCACTACAGCTATGATATTCAGTTTAGAAACCTGCCTTGTTTGCAGACAAGTAGGAGCAAGCCTTGCTATCTTCCTATGGAGCTTTGTGTGATTTGTGAAGGGCAGAAGTTTCTTGGGAAGCTTTCTGATGACCAGACTGCTAGAATTCTTAAAATGGGCTGTCAAAGACCAAGAGAGCGTAAAGCAATCATAGATGGAGTCATGACAGGACCAGTTGGACCAACaag TGGCATTCAAGAAACACAATTCAAACTTGGGATTTCAAGAGAAATGACTCAATTGTATGGGAGAATTCTGCAGCCTCCCAAGCTTAAACTTGGGGATGGTGGGCAGGTCAGGAATCTTATTCCTTCGCGCCATGATCGACAGTGGAACCTTATGGATAGCCATGTCTTCGAAGGGACTCGAGTCGAGAGATGGGGATTGATCAGCTTTGGTGGCAGCATTGATCAGAAGGCCAACATACCAAAGTTTGTAAACCAATTGTCTCAGAGGTGTGAGCAATTAGGCATTTTCCTCAACAAAAACATGGTGGTTAGCCCACAGTTTGAGCCAATGCATGTGCTCAATAATGTAAGGCAACTGGAATCCAAGCTCAAGAAGATGTATAGATCTGCATCAAACAATCTGCAGCTTCTCATCTGTGTTATGGAGAGAAAACACCGAGGATATGCAGACTTGAAACGAATTGCTGAGACGAGCATTGGTGTGGTCTCCCAGTGCTGTTTATACCCGAACCTTGGCAAGCTTTGCTCACAGTTTCTTGCCAATTTGGCTCTCAAGATCAACGCCAAGCTCGGGGGGTGCACCGTGGCTCTCTACAACTCATTCCCATCTCAGATACCGAGGCTGTTCCAACACGACTGCCCTGTCATTTTCATGGGCGCTGATGTTACTCATCCCCACCCGTTAGACGACTCCAGTCCCTCGATTGCAGCAGTTGTTGGCAGCCTAAACTGGCCAGCAGCCAACAAGTACGTCTCGAGGATGAGGTCCCAAACGCACAGGCAAGAAATAATCGAGGATCTTAGCACAATGGTGGGCGAAATCCTCGAGGATTTCCTCGAGGAGCTCCTCGTGCTCCCCGAGAGAATAATCTTCTTCAGAGACGGAGTGAGTGAAACACAATTCTCGAAAATCCTCCAGCACGAGCTCCAGGCGATCCGAGGGGCTTGTTCAAGGTTCCCGGGCTACAAACCCCCCATCACATTTGCTGTTGTGCAGAAAAGACACCACACAAGATTGTTCCCATCATCACCATATGTCAAGAACAATGAAAATATCCCTCCAGGCACAGTTGTGGACACTGTGATTACTCACCCAAGGGAGTTTGATTTCTATCTTTGCTCCCATTGGGGAGTAAAGGGCACAAGCAGACCAATCCATTACCATATTCTCTGGGATGAAAATCATTTCACTTCTGATGAGCTCCAAAAGTTAGTCTATAATCTCTGCTACACCTTTGTTAGGTGTACTAAGCCTATTTCTTTGGTGCCCCCAGCTTACTATGCACATCTTGCTGCATATAGGGGCAGGCTCTATCTTGAACGCTCAGATTCTAACACTTTTTCCACCATCTCTAGAGCTACCCCTCCCAAGACAATCCCTCTTCCCAAACTTACTGAGAGTATTAGAAAACTCATGTTTTactgctag
- the LOC116004968 gene encoding uncharacterized protein LOC116004968: MDDQIVPEGLNEWQQIDSHSPFFITTDCSEFPPLDHDQGSGFGNLEAMDSLSSLSGLETSSCGEEGEEAAEIEEEEEERRLTARLGVFGSEFIRAARDLKNHILACVTAGLKTRKNGIAILMTIAASGTVVLVLASFLYVKKMQRKAAPPQLESRDKFAILNVIKEKDERIKQLLLQISQMNELLQATRKVPVIRVG, from the exons ATGGATGATCAGATTGTCCCAGAAGGCCTAAACGAGTGGCAGCAAATCGACTCACACTCACCATTCTTCATCACCACCGATTGCTCAGAATTCCCGCCTCTCGACCACGACCAGGGCTCCGGCTTCGGGAATTTAGAGGCGATGGATTCGCTGTCGTCGTTATCGGGGCTGGAAACGTCGTCGTGTGGTGAGGAGGGAGAGGAAGCGGCGGAGatcgaggaggaggaggaggagcggCGATTGACGGCGCGATTGGGAGTGTTTGGATCGGAGTTCATCCGAGCTGCTCGCGACCTCAAAAATCACATTCTCGCTTGCGTAACTGCTGGATTGAAGACGAGGAAGAATGGAATCGCGATTCTGATGACGATTGCCGCGAGTGGAACGGTGGTTTTGGTATTGGCGTCGTTTTTGTATGTGAAGAAGATGCAGAGGAAGGCGGCGCCGCCGCAGCTTGAGAGTAGAGACAAATTCGCGATTCTCAATGTCATCAAGGAAAAAGATGAG AGAATTAAGCAGCTATTGTTGCAAATCAGTCAGATGAATGAGCTCTTACAAGCAACAAGGAAGGTTCCAGTTATTCGAGTTGGTTAA
- the LOC116003565 gene encoding integrin-linked protein kinase 1: protein MSGSEGGSDHSATGSGGDAPTAEKKKDKARVNRTSLILWHAHQNDLPAVRKLLEEDKTLVQAIDYDKRTPLHVAALHGWIDVAKCLIEYGADVNAQDRWKNTPLADAEGARKHNMIELLKSYGGLSYGQNGSHFEPRPVPPPLPNKCDWEVDPTELDFSNSVMIGKGSFGEIVKASWRGTPVAIKRILPNLSDDRLVIQDFRHEVNLLVKLRHPNIVQFLGAVTDKKPLMLITEYLRGGDLHQYLKEKGPLSPSTAINLAMDIARGIAYLHNEPNVIIHRDLKPRNVLLVNSSADHLKVGDFGLSKLIRVQNSHDVYKMTGETGSYRYMAPEVFKHRRYDKKVDVYSFAMILYEMLEGDPPLSGHQPYEAAKHAAEGQRPIFRAKGFIPELKELVEQCWAADMNQRPSFLEILKRLEKIKEILPSEHHWSIFTTN from the exons ATGAGTGGAAGCGAAGGCGGCTCAGATCATTCCGCCACCGGGAGTGGAGGAGACGCGCCGACggcggagaagaagaaggaCAAGGCCAGAGTGAACCGCACGTCGCTCATACTGTGGCACGCCCACCAGAACGACCTGCCGGCCGTGAGGAAGCTCCTGGAGGAAGATAAGACGCTGGTGCAAGCTATAGATTATGATAAACGGACTCCGCTCCATGTCGCTGCTCTCCACGGCTGGATCGATGTCGCCAAGTGCTTGATCGAGTACGGAGCTGACGTCAACGCGCAAGATCGATGGAAAAATACG CCTCTAGCTGATGCTGAAGGAGCTAGGAAACACAACATGATTGAATTATTGAAGTCGTATGGTGGTCTATCTTAT GGGCAAAATGGAAGTCATTTTGAACCAAGGCCTGTTCCACCACCTCTGCCAAATAAGTGTGACTGGGAAGTTGATCCTACTGAATTGGACTTCTCAAACTCAGTTATGATTGGGAAG GGCTCCTTTGGTGAGATAGTGAAAGCTTCTTGGCGTGGAACACCTGTTGCTATCAAACGCATCCTCCCGAATCTTTCAGATGACCGCTTGGTGAT TCAGGATTTCAGGCATGAGGTAAATTTGTTGGTGAAGCTTCGACATCCAAATATAGTGCAATTTCTTGGTGCAGTTACTGACAAAAAGCCCTTGATGTTAATTACTGAATATTTAAGGGGG GGTGATCTTCATCAGTATCTGAAGGAAAAAGGTCCACTCAGCCCATCAACAGCGATCAATTTGGCAATGGACATTGCTAG AGGCATAGCTTATCTTCACAATGAGCCAAATGTTATAATTCACAGGGATCTAAAACCAAG GAATGTTCTTCTCGTCAACTCCAGTGCAGATCATCTGAAAGTTGGAgactttggattaagcaagctCATTAGGGTTCAAAATTCTCatgatgtatataaaatgacaGGAGAAACTGGAAGCT atcgatatatGGCCCCTGAAGTTTTCAAGCACCGGAGATATGACAAAAAGGTTGATGTTTACTCCTTCGCAATGATACTATATGag ATGCTAGAAGGGGATCCACCATTGTCAGGCCATCAACCATATGAAGCAGCTAAACATGCAGCCGAAGGACAGAGACCTATATTCAGGGCAAAAGGATTTATCCCCGAATTGAAAGA GTTAGTTGAGCAGTGCTGGGCAGCAGACATGAACCAGAGGCCTTCTTTCCTGGAGATTCTGAAACGGCTCGAAAAGATAAAGGAAATTCTACCATCAGAGCATCATTGGAGCATCTTTACAACGAACTAA